In a genomic window of Lepisosteus oculatus isolate fLepOcu1 chromosome 3, fLepOcu1.hap2, whole genome shotgun sequence:
- the LOC102682554 gene encoding solute carrier family 2, facilitated glucose transporter member 4: MPAGFQKLGGERVTGTLILSVFTAVLGSLQFGYNIGVINAPQKIIEQEYNATWLHRYAAPIPHGTLTTLWSLSVAIFSIGGMMSSFSVGVVSEWLGRRKAMLINNLLAFIGGGMMGMSKLCQSFEMMILGRFFIGAYSGLASGLVPMYVGEISPTSLRGALGTLHQLAIVIGILLAQILGLESLLGTEELWPVLLGLTVLPTVLQMALLPFCPESPRYLYIIRCQEHHAKSGLRRLTGRLEVDEDLAEMKEEKRRMEMERKVSIAELFRSPLYRQPIGIAILLQLSQQLSGVNAIFYYSTSIFEKAGVESPVYATIGAGVVNCAFTVVSLFLVERTGRRTLHMLGLAGMAVCAIIMTAALALLDRVPWMSYISMLAIFGFVAFFEVGPGPIPWFFVAELFSQGPRPAAMAVAGCSNWTANFIIGMSFQYIAHYCGPYVFLIFAALLLFFLLFTFFRVPETRGKTFDQISAGFRRCPGSLLDMEEKRSTELEDLGEGSLS; this comes from the exons ATGCCGGCTGGGTTTCAGAAGCTGGGTGGAGAG AGAGTGACTGGAACCCTCATCTTGTCCGTGTTCACAGCGGTGCTGGGATCCCTGCAGTTCGGCTACAACATCGGAGTCATCAATGCACCCCAGAAG ATTATCGAGCAGGAGTACAACGCCACATGGCTGCACCGCTATGCTGCGCCCATCCCTCACGGCACGCTCACCACGCTCTGGTCCCTGTCGGTGGCCATCTTCTCCATCGGGGGCATGATGTCGTCCTTCTCCGTGGGCGTCGTGTCCGAGTGGCTGGGCAG GAGGAAGGCCATGCTTATCAACAACCTCCTGGCCTTCATTGGTGGAGGAATGATGGGCATGTCCAAGCTCTGCCAATCATTCGAGATGATGATCCTGGGCCGCTTTTTCATTGGTGCCTATTCAG GATTGGCGTCGGGGCTGGTGCCGATGTACGTGGGTGAGATTTCCCCCACCAGCCTGCGAGGGGCGCTGGGCACCCTGCACCAGCTGGCCATTGTCATCGGCATCCTGCTGGCGCAG ATCCTGGGACTGGAGTCTCTCCTGGGAACAGAGGAGCTGTGGCCTGTGCTGCTGGGGTTGACTGTGCTGCCCACTGTCCTGCAGATGGCGCTGCTGCCCTTTTGCCCCGAGAGCCCTCGCTACCTCTACATTATCCGCTGCCAGGAGCACCATGCCAAGAGCG GCCTGCGCAGGCTGACGGGGCGCCTGGAGGTGGACGAGGACCTGGCGGAGATGAaggaggagaagaggaggatggagatggagaggaaggtGTCCATTGCGGAGCTGTTCCGCTCCCCGCTGTACCGGCAACCCATCGGCATCGCCATCCTGCTGCAGCTGTCCCAGCAGCTCTCCGGGGTCAACGCT ATCTTCTACTACTCCACCAGCATCTTCGAGAAGGCAGGCGTGGAGAGTCCGGTCTACGCCACTATCGGAGCCGGTGTCGTCAACTGTGCCTTCACTGTGGTGTCG CTGTTCCTGGTGGAGAGGACGGGACGCCGGACACTGCACATGCTGGGGTTGGCTGGCATGGCGGTGTGTGCCATCATCATGACAGCTGCACTCGCCCTATTG GACCGTGTGCCCTGGATGAGCTACATCAGCATGCTGGCCATCTTTGGGTTCGTGGCGTTCTTCGAGGTGGGCCCGGGTCCCATCCCCTGGTTCTTCGTGGCCGAGCTCTTCAGCCAGGGACCCCGCCCTGCCGCCATGGCCGTGGCCGGCTGCTCCAACTGGACCGCCAACTTCATCATTGGCATGAGCTTCCAGTACATTGCT CATTACTGTGGGCCCTACGTCTTCCTCATCTTCGCCGCCCTGCTACTCTTCTTCCTGCTCTTCACCTTCTTCCGCGTACCGGAGACGCGCGGCAAGACCTTCGACCAGATCTCCGCGGGCTTCCGGCGCTGCCCCGGCTCGCTGCTGGACATGGAGGAGAAGCGCAGCACCGAGCTGGAGGACCTGGGGGAGGGCAGCCTGTCCTAG